The Trypanosoma brucei gambiense DAL972 chromosome 10, complete sequence genome has a segment encoding these proteins:
- a CDS encoding ARP2/3 complex subunit, putative, which translates to MRSQKEKNTVLGAPVVAFSFNRDFSEAIFSPNNHQLVIVRCDDINDCSTWGVEATLEQHDQSVSATAWHGTTGKILSCAHDRMAYVWYRDSKEKWKPQMVLLDVGVKRGLTCCAWNFSGSKIYVGSADANIAVGRFECSEQWWICRLLTGHTSTVTALAPHPSDDALLASGGADGNLLLVSTYMKKLDTTKSRPFGYVYFEKKFSAWVHAVTWTPSGQRLAVSTHDSRVSVLDVVYSEILEGGKEAVTLHTINMTILPLRALAFIDEDQLVGGGFDYYPVIFALEEERGWRMTGKWVVAHAKEIVTTQQLARAKFEGDARVGRVNMFGEERSRHKNTINFVCCLTALNPRPGAAEKLSDTERPLFATAGLDGRVEVWARKDVTKL; encoded by the coding sequence ATGAGatctcaaaaagaaaaaaacaccgtTTTGGGGGCTCCGGTCGTTGCTTTCTCCTTTAACCGTGATTTTTCGGAGgctattttttccccaaaCAACCACCAACTTGTTATTGTGCGGTGCGATGACATCAACGACTGCTCAACTTGGGGAGTTGAAGCTACCCTGGAACAGCACGATCAATCAGTGTCCGCTACCGCATGGCACGGGACTACAGGCAAAATTCTTTCGTGTGCGCACGATCGTATGGCGTACGTGTGGTACCGTGATAGTAAGGAGAAGTGGAAGCCGCAGATGGTGTTGCTTGACGTTGGCGTGAAACGTGGGTTGACTTGCTGTGCGTGGAATTTCTCAGGGTCCAAGATATACGTAGGGTCTGCGGACGCCAACATCGCCGTTGGGCGCTTTGAGTGTAGTGAACAGTGGTGGATATGTCGTTTGTTGACCGGCCACACAAGTACTGTCACCGCGCTAGCCCCGCATCCTTCAGACGATGCCCTTCTTGCATCAGGTGGTGCAGACGGTAACCTACTACTCGTTTCAACATATATGAAGAAACTTGATACAACCAAAAGCAGGCCGTTTGGTTATGTTTACTTTGAGAAGAAATTCAGTGCGTGGGTGCATGCCGTAACATGGACGCCCTCGGGTCAGCGTCTCGCAGTGTCTACACACGATAGCCGCGTATCAGTCCTCGATGTCGTTTATTCCGAAATAttggagggaggaaaggaggcAGTAACACTACACACAATAAATATGACGATACTGCCACTGAGGGCGCTTGCGTTTATTGACGAGGATCAACTAGTTGGTGGTGGATTTGATTATTACCCTGTAATTTTCGCACTCGAGGAAGAACGGGGGTGGAGGATGACAGGGAAGTGGGTTGTGGCTCATGCAAAGGAGATAGTAACGACCCAACAGCTAGCCCGTGCGAAGTTTGAGGGGGACGCGCGCGTCGGTAGAGTAAACATGTTTGGGGAGGAGCGTAGCCGTCACAAGAATACTATTAATTTTGTATGTTGTTTGACTGCTCTGAATCCCCGACCTGGTGCTGCTGAGAAGCTGTCGGATACGGAACGTCCGCTCTTTGCCACAGCAGGTCTGGACGGGCGTGTGGAGGTGTGGGCAAGAAAAGACGTCACGAAGCTTTAG